The following coding sequences are from one Tubulanus polymorphus chromosome 12, tnTubPoly1.2, whole genome shotgun sequence window:
- the LOC141914242 gene encoding uncharacterized protein LOC141914242 has product MTEVINHRVFKFSSNGMAAVHYGKSIDKILTTNTSPSRLGINQWFTKIQDTLCSAIHISTAKDLDKMWAKFHVVIVTGTVFLTFLFLRHFCNLTQHILQIYIGYCSADDPEVSHFFHTIDKDP; this is encoded by the exons ATGACTGAAGTGATTAACCATCGAGTatttaaattcagttcaaatggaATGGCAGCAGTACATTATGGAAAATCGATCGATAAAATTTTGACTACAAATACGTCGCCGTCCAGACTTGGAATTAACCAGTGGTttacaaaaattcaagataCATTATGTTCCGCCATTCACATAAGCACTGCGAAAGATTTGGATAAAATGTGGGCAAAGTTTCATGTTGTGATAGTCACAGGGACAGTTTTTTTAACGTTTTTGTTCTTacgccatttttgtaatttgacACAACACATATTACAGATATATATCGGGTACTGTtca GCCGACGATCCGGAGGTTTCGCATTTTTTCCACACAATCGACAAAGATCCATga